Within the Flavobacterium sp. CG_23.5 genome, the region CTATCAATGCATTCAACCAAAAACCAAATTCAGTAAAAAACCAATTGACTGGTACTTACGATGCAGTTCCTGCTGTGGCGCGTGCTTACAAAGCGGCTGGTGTTCCTTCAATTGTTGTTGGAGACCACAATTACGGAGAAGGTTCTTCACGTGAACACGCTGCTATGGAACCTCGTTTCCTTGGTGTAAAAGCGGTATTGGTGAAATCATTTGCTCGTATCCACGAAACAAACCTTAAAAAACAAGGTATGTTAGGATTGACTTTTGCTAACGAAGCGGATTATGAGAAAATCCAAGAAGATGATACCATCAATTTCTTAGATTTAGTTGATTTCGCACCAGCAAAACCATTAACATTAGAATTCGTTCATGCTGATGGTACTAAGGATATTATCTTGGCAAACCATACGTACAATGAAGGTCAAATTGGCTGGTTTGTTGCAGGTTCAGCATTAAATTTGATTGCTGCCGAAGCATAATTAGAAGTAGTAAATGACCCAATTATAGCGGTCAGTTTAACATAGAAAGTGTTTAGTACTTTAGTTTTCCGTAATTCAATACGGAAACTAATTACTGAACACTTTTTTTTATTCTGAATTTATTTCAGAATCTATTCAGAATCTATTCTAATGAAGATTAGAAGCTTATCCTGCTGTCCATTTCAAGCTTTTTCGTGTCATTTCTTTTTTCCAAGACCAAAAAGGAGCTTCCTGCGGTCGCTCTTTTAGGTCAGGAAAAATATGCAATTCCACTTCAAAAGGCTTTCCATTTCCATCAGGGCTAGGTTAGGGAAATAAATAGAAAATTCGATTTCTCAATTATAATTTTAACAATCTTTAAGAAAAAGTTTAACATTAATTTTTCTTAAAAAAATTGGTAGAACAATCTAAAGGGGTCATTTTTGCAAAAGAAAGATTAAAACGTCAGACTTTAATTTAACAATTTTTTTCTTAGAAGAATGCAATTAAAAAAGAAAAAAGTAGTTATTATATAAGAAATTTGAAAAGTTTTGATACAAAAAGTTAGTTTTTTTGATTATTAAGTTTAAATTAGCTTTTTAGGAAATTCCAACTTTTACTTAACAGAAATAAGAATCAGTTTAAATTCCAAATTTATTAAATTTTCCTTTTTTTATTTTCATTATGAAATATTTAGTCAGAACAGTGTTTTTTATCAGTTAAGAATTTAATAGCAGCGAGATTCAATAATTATATCCCGGAATCGCTGATAGGAATAAAAATGGGATAGTTAATTTGAAGAATGTAATTATGAGGTATCAATTAATTTTAGTTTTAGTTTTTTTAAATAGTGTTCTAGCTTTTTCTCAAGAGAATTTTACAAAGCATACCGTCTCAAAAGGAGAAACAATTTCTGAAATTGCAGAAAAATACGATGTTAAAGTTACTGATATCTACAAATTAAATCACAATGCCAAAAATCTTTTAAAACTTCATTCGGTACTATTAATTCCTGTAGCTCATTCAAAAAACACAAAAATTGTTTCTCGGACAAAAACAAACAAGTCCGAAAGAACCCACGAAGTTCTGGCCAAAGAAACACTATACGGACTTTCTAGACAATACGGAATTACAGTTGACGAATTAAATCAAGCCAATCCCAACTTAGGATCAAATTCATTAACAATAGGTCAAAAAATTAAAATTCCTGCACACGCATTACCCTCAACTGAAATCGCAGTTGTATCCCAATCAAAAAAAGAGAGTGCAGTTGTTCCTCAAGCAACAGAAAATACAAATCAATCAACAGAAGAAAATACCCGCGAAGTTTTACCTCATGAAACTAAATATTCAATCGCAAAACAATACGGAATCACCATTCAGGAATTCAACAAAGCCAATCCAAAAATAGGTGTCAAATCGTTGAAAGTAGGTCAGAAAATTATAATCCCAGCTAATGCAATCCTAACAACAGAAAAAGCAGTCGTTTCTGAAACAATAGTGGAGAAGGCAAAAGAAGAAATAGCTGTGGTACATCAATCCAAAAAAGAGAAATTAAAAGCAGAATTAGTAGAAAAAAATCAATCAACTATTGCTGCAAATGCAATGGCACAAGATATTATTCGCGAAGTTTTACCAAAAGAAACAAAATACGGAATCGCGAAACAATACGGAATTTCAGTTCAGGAATTAGAAAAACAAAATCCTGAAATCACTAAAAAATTACCGGTAGGATTTAAATTAAATATTCATGCTTTTAATGCACCTGAAAAAGAGGTTGCCATTGCGAAAGTTGAAGTGAATAATAATAATAATAATAATAATAATAATAATAATAGTGTTGTTGAGAACAATACGATCGAAACAACAAAAGCTGAAATAAAAACTTTTGTCAATATGGCCTCCAGAAATACCGATTTCTTGGATCAATTGATTAATAAAGCTGCGGAAAACATTGGAACAAGATACCAAACTGGTGGAACTTCTAAATCTGGATTTGATTGCTCGGGTTTAATGTGTAATACGTTTGGCGCTTTTGATATTAAATTGCCAAGGTCTTCCATAGAACAATCTGGTTTTGGGACTAAAGTTGAGGCCGAAGAAGCTAAAAAAGGAGATTTAATTTTCTTTAAAACCAACGGCAGAAATCAAATTAATCATGTAGGAATGGTGGTGGAAGTTTGTGAAGGAGAAATAAAATTCATCCATGCCTCAGTAGGAAATGGTGTTATTATTTCCTCTACCAGAGAAAACTATTATAAAAGGAAAGTGGTTCAGGTAAACAGAGTTTTGTAATAATTAACGAAAAAAAAATATATTGTAAATCAAACTCTCAACAAAAATTGAGAGTTTTTTTATGGAATTTTTTCCCCGTTTTACTCATTTGAAAGGTAGGCTTTTTTTTTAATAACCTAAAAGAGCTCTTAATAAAAGAACTCTTTCAGGTCACAAAAAATAAATAATCATTTTTTAAACAAAACTTTACTGCCAAAATAACTTTATGATAGTACGTGTAGATTTGCTTTTGCAAAATATATACATTTATGGGAATCATTTTATATGCAAATCTATTTTAGTAGAGCATTAAAAGAAGTATTATGCAATTGCTCCACTTAATTGTTTAACGGTATTGTGATCAGCTCTTAATACTTCAAGTTGAGATTTTAACATGTTTTGTTGCTCAAATGATAAATCAGTTGAAGCGTCTTTTAGTGTATCTTCATAGTTGTCTTGCGCAACACCTTCACCATATTCGCAGGAGTTTAAAATCGCTTTTCTGTCTTTTCCGGTAAGTGCAGCTTTTACATCCATCCACACTCTGAAAAATTTCCCGGTGACTCTAGTTCCTTCAACTGGTTCTGCACCCAATCGGTGTACCTCGGAAGTAAGTTCAGATTTACACTTTTCACTCGTTTGTTTAAATTGAGTAAATAATGCTTTTAAATCGCTTTCATCTGTTTCATCGGTAGCTGTTTTATACCCTTCAATACGATCATTATTAATTTCGATCAAGTTGTTTAACAGGCTAATTGTTTTTTCATTTTCCATTTTTATAGTCTTTTAGATTATTTTTTTTATTATATTATAAAGGTATAAAGGTTTTATAATTAGTTTGTTATGATATTTTTTTTAAAATTTATATCATTTACATATTAACATTTTTATAAGGAAAATTTTGTCGTGCAGTATTGTTTAAGATAAAAAAACACTAAAATAAATTTTCACAGGCATAAATCCGTTTCTAAAAAGGAATCTGTTCCAGTAATTGAACTTTACAATCATGAATTGAAATTTAAAACAGTAAATAAATTTTTACAGGAATAGATTTCAGAAATGAATTGCCCCCATAAATTCAGACAGGTATTGGGGGCAGTTTTATCAGTATAAAATAGATTTTAAAAGTTAGACTTGTAATCAGGAAATACGCCCTTCTCAATACCGTATTTTTACATTCATTGTTAGCTGTAGTCTTTGTATGTCTACGGCATAAGTCTTTTTTTAATTTCTTTTTTTATAGCTTGCTCTGTAATTGCGAATGTTTCCTTTTTGTTTTTTCTGAATTTTTTCACGAAATCGGCAATCTCATTCTCCAATTCTTCATGTTCACTTCTAAATTGATGTGAATCATATTTAAAAGGATCATCAATAAGTTCGGACAGATGCATCAAATGTTTGGCTGTTTTCTGGACCAATTTATCATATTCTTTGATTTCGCCCGACAAGCCAGTGGTTAATTCCTTCATTTCAGCTAAGTTGTCCTTTTGGGCTAACCAAAGAAAATATTTGTCGATAAGATGATATAAAAAATCCAAATCATCTTTATAGAATTGTAAGTCAGATAGCCAGTGCTCCGTCACTGTATATAAGTGTTGCCACTCGGCTTCCCACGTAAAATTACCTTTTGGTCGGTATCTTAAATTTTCCATGATAACTATTTATTGGTGAACTATTAATTTTTATACTCGGATTGTAGTGTGCCGGCTCAATACTAAACTGTGCCAATTAGTTTTGAAAGATGCGTAAATATTTCTGCTTGTAGTTATTGTAGGTTAGGAAAATTAATAACTTTTAAGTGCTACGAATTGGGGATTTTAAAGCACTGACTTTCATTTAAATAAGGTACTAAATATACAAAAAAAATATCAAATGGATCATTTTAATAACCCGATTTTGTTGTTGATTTCCTGAACTAAATCATTCTTATCATCTGTTTTATTGGTATAAACAGCTGCTATTTTGAAGATAAAGCCTTCATTCTCTTTTATTGCTGCTATAAATGTTTCTTTTTTATCCCGTAATAATTTACAATTACGTTACCGATATTAGATTAGTGTACAACTTGGTGAAAAGATCACACTTTTGAAGATTTTTTTTTTGACTTTCTATATGTATGGGATAAAAAGTTGGCAGACTTTCTCTTTAATTAGAAATCTATACATGGTTCAACGTTGTCAAAGGATGCTAACGGCAAACTCTGCCCAAATGAGAAGTTGAATTGATAGAATAACCAAGCTAAACGCAATTCGGAGGTTGGTTTTCTTTACCTTGCTCATTACAAGGTCAAGCATCAGACCCGTAATGAGCAATAAGACACCAGCAGCAATAAAATCGAAAAAAGTCCATTGTGAAACCTGAATATAATGTTCGCTTCACATAAATGGGAGTAAGTATGACAATCCATTAATCCGGGTAATACTGTGGCATTACGTAGGTCAGTGATTTCTATATTTTTGAGAATTGTAATATCGCTTCCAATTGTAATAATCCTACTGCTATCAATCAATATTATTTGATTTGTAAGGACTTTTCCGCTTAAAACATCAATCATTTTCCAGCTTTTATTGCTTTGATTTTTGATTGGGCAAAGGATACATTACGCGCTGCAATTAAGATGAACGAAAATGAGAGTAGAATTTTTTACATCGTTTGAACTTTTGAGTTAGGGAAAGTTAAAGTCCTAGCTGGCGAAGTCTCCCGACTTTGTGCAATTCTTAAAGCTTTAGTAATCGCGTCGCAAACGCTGCGATATCAGTTTAAATTAAAATTGGCACTCGTTGCAAACGAGCGCCAATTGGAGAAAGCTAAGTAATGAGAAGAATTGCAATATATTAGTTAAAAAATAAAAAGAAAGATGATTTTTTATTTCAAAAAATCCTCTTTCTTGTATGCTGGATTAGGATATTTATAAAATCCTTCACCTGTGTCGAAGCCTAATTTACCTTTGTCAATAAAATTCTCTTTTAAATATTCTACTGTTTTAATTTTTATTGGATCTTGTGTAGCATCCGCAGCCATTTTGTTGATATTGTAGGCAGTTGTAATACCAACAACATCTAAAATTCCAAAAGGACCAACAGGCGCTCCTGTTGCAACCATCCACGTTTTATCAATTGTTTCTACATCAGAAACTCCTTTTATCAATAAGTTGGTTGCAGCATTTAATAATGGCACTAACAGAGAATTTAGAATGTAACCAGGCTGCTCTTTATATAATGGTAAGGCCACCATTCCTATAGTTTTTGTAAAGGCTACAACAGCATCAAAAACTTCGGTCGCAGTTCCTGGATGTCCCATTATTTCTGCTGTGTTGTGCTTCCATATTTCATTTGCAAAATGCAATGCTAAAAATTTTTCTGGACGTTTGGTAAACTCTGCAAATTGGCTGGGTAACATGGTCGAAGAATTAGTGGCAAATATGGTTTTATCCGGAGAAACTGCGGCTAATTTTTCGTAAAAGGCAATTTTAATATTTGGGTTTTCAGGAACGGCTTCGATCATTAAATCGGCATTTTTTACGGCTTCTGCTAAATCTGATGAATAACCTAAATTAGCATAAGTCGCCTCTAATTGTTCTTTCGTTGCCTGCAAATCGCTTTTATAGGCTTCGCTTAAAACGCTGAATTTTGTTTTGGCTTTGGCCAAAACTTCGTCATTAATATCATATATGGTAACATTATAACCATAAAAAGCACTTTGAAAGGCAATTTGATAACCCAAAACACCGCTACCGGCAACAGTTATATTTTTAAAGCTCATAATTTTTTACTTTTAAAGTTATTTATTCTATTATTATTGTTATTACTCCGGTTTGTGCTAAAGATTGCAGCGGTGTAATGATATCCAGAAAATTCTGGGTATTACTTGTTTTTTAAACTGCTGATTATTGCCATGACATCTTGATCGCCTAGTCCTTCTTTTTCTGCTGCTGCATAGCTGTCATACAGCGGATGAATCAACGGGGAATCGAGTCCGGCTTCTTTGGCCAACCTTAAATCTTTGACCAGATGTTTTAACGCAAAAGCCGCAGGATACGAGTCGTTCAGAATGGAAGGTGTTTTGATATTCGTAATTCCGTTACCGCAGGCGCCTTGATTGATAATGTTGAGCATGTCTTCTTTGCTCACTCCATTTTTCTCGGCAAATAAAACGGTTTCGGCTAATCCTTGAAGATTTAATCCCAATAAGTAATTGATCGCTAATTTAGCTGAACTTGCTACGCCCGGTTCTCCTACGTGAATGGCAATTTTACCCAAAACGTCAAATATTGGTTTGGTCGCTTCGAAGTCTTCTTTTGAAGCTCCTACAAGAATGACCAGCGTTCCGTCTTGTGCCGGTTTTACACTTCCAGAAACGGGAGCATCTATGAAATGCACGTTATGTTGGTTGCAAATAGTGTTTAAATAGCGGGACGTTTCCGGGGAAACCGTGCTCATATTGATGATGGTTTTGCCCGCTGATGTTGCAGACAATAAACCCGTTGGTCCCTCAAAAACTTCTTTGACTGCTGCGTCATTGGATAACATGGTCAAAACTACGTCACAAGTTTCCATAAGATTTTGCAAACTGCTTGCTGCTTTTGCTCCAGCTGTTAGTAATGGCACTTCTTTATCTTTGGTACGATTGAAAACGGAGACTTCAAAACCTGCTTTGAGTAGGTTCATAACCATTGGATTTCCCATGTTTCCAAGACCGATCCATCCTAATTTTAATGTATTCATAGTTTTTGTTTCATTTATATTATTTGCTCTTTGTGGGTATTTAAAATATTGGTTTTATCCATTTCGTTTTTTTTTAATGCTCGATTTATAGACAATCGTTAGCGCAGTTTTTCAAACTGTGCCCATTCCAATTGGGAGCTAATATAATTCTAATAAAATTACCTCTAATTCATTTTCTAATGCAGCATAATTTCTTGCAGAACTGAAATAGTAATCTTCTGGCAGCGTTACAATCTTATCTTTTACAGGATTGTTGTGAATGTAATCCATTTTTTGTTTTATAAATTTATTACTAAATATATGTTCCGCATGATAACCGTTTTGCCAAACTTTATATTGTTGTTCTTGTTTTAAATGGGCACAAGCTTTTTTAAAATAATCCAACATCCATTCTCTTCTGCTTTCCGGCTGTTCAATAATTGTCTGAATAATTTTTTTGGAGGTGAATTTTTTAAAATCACGCATCACATCTGATAAAACAAAACCATTTGTTGCTTTGCAAAGCAAATGAATATGGCTGTGCATAATACAATATCCATAGATTTCTAATCCTTTTTGATTTTGACAATAGTGTAACGCTTGAATAATAATTTGTTTTTGATTTAATCGTGTAAAAACATCTATCCAACCCACTGTAGTAATCGTTATAAAATAAGCGTCTTCTGTTGTTGTGGCTTTATACTTTGTAGACATTTTTTATTTTAAAAATAACAAAAAGCCATGAATAATTCATAGCTTTTTGTTTTTTTTATATTATTTGGTCATTGTGGGCACAGTTTGCAAAACTGCGCGAACGATTGAAGCATATCAGCGCGGTCGGGCTAACGATTGTGGGATATCAGCGAGGTCGATCACTTACTGATGTTTATATTGAACTCAACCCATCTCTTTGCTAACCACCGTATACGAGACCCGTACGTACGGTGGTGTGAGAGGCGCACT harbors:
- a CDS encoding REP-associated tyrosine transposase; amino-acid sequence: MSTKYKATTTEDAYFITITTVGWIDVFTRLNQKQIIIQALHYCQNQKGLEIYGYCIMHSHIHLLCKATNGFVLSDVMRDFKKFTSKKIIQTIIEQPESRREWMLDYFKKACAHLKQEQQYKVWQNGYHAEHIFSNKFIKQKMDYIHNNPVKDKIVTLPEDYYFSSARNYAALENELEVILLELY
- a CDS encoding peptidoglycan endopeptidase — its product is MRYQLILVLVFLNSVLAFSQENFTKHTVSKGETISEIAEKYDVKVTDIYKLNHNAKNLLKLHSVLLIPVAHSKNTKIVSRTKTNKSERTHEVLAKETLYGLSRQYGITVDELNQANPNLGSNSLTIGQKIKIPAHALPSTEIAVVSQSKKESAVVPQATENTNQSTEENTREVLPHETKYSIAKQYGITIQEFNKANPKIGVKSLKVGQKIIIPANAILTTEKAVVSETIVEKAKEEIAVVHQSKKEKLKAELVEKNQSTIAANAMAQDIIREVLPKETKYGIAKQYGISVQELEKQNPEITKKLPVGFKLNIHAFNAPEKEVAIAKVEVNNNNNNNNNNNNSVVENNTIETTKAEIKTFVNMASRNTDFLDQLINKAAENIGTRYQTGGTSKSGFDCSGLMCNTFGAFDIKLPRSSIEQSGFGTKVEAEEAKKGDLIFFKTNGRNQINHVGMVVEVCEGEIKFIHASVGNGVIISSTRENYYKRKVVQVNRVL
- a CDS encoding NAD(P)-dependent oxidoreductase — encoded protein: MNTLKLGWIGLGNMGNPMVMNLLKAGFEVSVFNRTKDKEVPLLTAGAKAASSLQNLMETCDVVLTMLSNDAAVKEVFEGPTGLLSATSAGKTIINMSTVSPETSRYLNTICNQHNVHFIDAPVSGSVKPAQDGTLVILVGASKEDFEATKPIFDVLGKIAIHVGEPGVASSAKLAINYLLGLNLQGLAETVLFAEKNGVSKEDMLNIINQGACGNGITNIKTPSILNDSYPAAFALKHLVKDLRLAKEAGLDSPLIHPLYDSYAAAEKEGLGDQDVMAIISSLKNK
- a CDS encoding 3-hydroxyacyl-CoA dehydrogenase, which produces MSFKNITVAGSGVLGYQIAFQSAFYGYNVTIYDINDEVLAKAKTKFSVLSEAYKSDLQATKEQLEATYANLGYSSDLAEAVKNADLMIEAVPENPNIKIAFYEKLAAVSPDKTIFATNSSTMLPSQFAEFTKRPEKFLALHFANEIWKHNTAEIMGHPGTATEVFDAVVAFTKTIGMVALPLYKEQPGYILNSLLVPLLNAATNLLIKGVSDVETIDKTWMVATGAPVGPFGILDVVGITTAYNINKMAADATQDPIKIKTVEYLKENFIDKGKLGFDTGEGFYKYPNPAYKKEDFLK
- a CDS encoding ferritin-like domain-containing protein, which encodes MENEKTISLLNNLIEINNDRIEGYKTATDETDESDLKALFTQFKQTSEKCKSELTSEVHRLGAEPVEGTRVTGKFFRVWMDVKAALTGKDRKAILNSCEYGEGVAQDNYEDTLKDASTDLSFEQQNMLKSQLEVLRADHNTVKQLSGAIA